One window of Alteriqipengyuania lutimaris genomic DNA carries:
- a CDS encoding zinc-binding dehydrogenase encodes MTTTGKQIFTTLESDGTLTVEVAESQFPEPKGNQVLVRMEAAPINPSDLALLVGPADLENADYSPGKIVANMPEPFASGAKGRHGQRLPVGNEGAGEVIATGDSDMAKALMGKRVACVPGTAFSEYSIAEATMCLPLGDISSKDGASAFVNPMTALGFVETAKAEGAKAILHTAAASNLGQMLIRICQEDGMPLVNIVRRKEQVHLLQEMGAEHIVNSSDDDFMKQLRESIDATDAYFGFDPIGGGQMVDSCFKAMEQVAVSKMTEFSRYGSNQAKKMHIYGRLDLGPTILTPSYGFGFTLTGWLLTPFLQNAGMETVTRMRKRVLDNLTTTFRSGYTEEVTLEGMLEKDAVTQYAKMRTGEKYLVTPQG; translated from the coding sequence ATGACCACCACCGGCAAGCAGATCTTCACCACGCTCGAATCCGACGGCACGCTGACCGTCGAGGTTGCCGAAAGCCAGTTTCCCGAGCCCAAGGGCAACCAGGTGCTGGTCAGGATGGAAGCCGCGCCCATCAACCCGAGCGACCTTGCGCTGCTGGTCGGCCCGGCCGATCTCGAGAATGCGGATTACTCGCCCGGCAAGATCGTCGCCAACATGCCCGAACCCTTCGCCTCGGGCGCCAAGGGCCGCCACGGCCAGCGCCTGCCGGTCGGCAACGAGGGCGCGGGCGAGGTGATCGCGACCGGTGATTCGGACATGGCGAAGGCACTGATGGGCAAGCGGGTGGCCTGCGTGCCGGGCACCGCCTTCAGCGAATATTCCATCGCCGAGGCCACGATGTGCCTGCCGCTGGGCGATATCTCGTCGAAGGACGGCGCGTCGGCCTTCGTCAATCCAATGACCGCGCTCGGCTTCGTCGAAACCGCCAAGGCCGAAGGCGCGAAAGCGATCCTTCACACTGCCGCCGCCTCCAACCTCGGCCAGATGCTGATCCGCATCTGCCAGGAAGACGGGATGCCGCTGGTCAATATCGTGCGCCGCAAGGAGCAGGTGCACCTGCTGCAGGAAATGGGCGCAGAGCATATCGTGAACTCGTCCGACGACGACTTCATGAAGCAGCTGCGCGAGAGCATCGACGCGACCGATGCCTATTTCGGCTTCGATCCGATCGGCGGCGGGCAGATGGTCGATTCCTGCTTCAAGGCGATGGAGCAGGTCGCAGTATCGAAGATGACCGAGTTCAGCCGCTATGGCTCGAACCAGGCGAAGAAGATGCACATCTACGGCCGCCTCGACCTCGGCCCCACGATCCTCACGCCGTCCTACGGCTTCGGCTTCACGCTGACCGGCTGGCTGCTGACGCCGTTCCTCCAGAACGCCGGGATGGAAACGGTGACGCGGATGCGCAAGCGCGTGCTCGACAACCTCACCACCACCTTCAGGAGCGGCTACACCGAAGAAGTGACGCTCGAAGGCATGCTGGAGAAGGACGCGGTGACGCAATACGCCAAGATGCGCACCGGGGAGAAGTATCTGGTCACGCCGCAGGGCTGA
- the truA gene encoding tRNA pseudouridine(38-40) synthase TruA, translating into MPRYALTLEFDGTPFFGLQRQKDGPSVQQAVEEAVHGVTGAQVTLHSAGRTDTGVHALAMRSHFDVESRLTPFRMGEAINAHLRPAPIAVTKCEEVPEDWHARFSCIGRRYLYRILNRRAPLTLEKDRAWLLSPDCDAEAMHRAAQSLVGHHDFTTFRSVHCQAASPEKTLDRLDVSREGDEIRIEVAARSFLHHQVRSMVGCLALVGMGRWNEDRIAQVLEARDRQELGLNAPAHGLYFVEAVYPDREAEQRGD; encoded by the coding sequence GTGCCCCGCTACGCCCTTACGCTCGAATTCGACGGCACGCCCTTTTTCGGCCTCCAGCGGCAGAAGGACGGGCCGAGTGTGCAGCAGGCGGTCGAGGAGGCCGTTCACGGCGTCACCGGCGCGCAGGTCACGCTGCACAGCGCGGGGCGGACCGATACCGGAGTCCACGCGCTCGCCATGCGCAGCCATTTCGATGTCGAGAGCAGGCTGACGCCCTTCCGCATGGGCGAGGCGATCAACGCGCACCTGCGCCCCGCCCCGATCGCCGTGACGAAGTGCGAGGAGGTGCCGGAGGACTGGCACGCGCGCTTTTCGTGCATCGGGCGCCGCTACCTCTACCGCATCCTCAACCGCCGCGCCCCGCTGACGCTGGAGAAGGACCGCGCCTGGCTGCTGTCACCCGATTGCGATGCCGAGGCGATGCATCGCGCGGCGCAAAGCCTCGTCGGGCACCACGACTTCACCACCTTCCGCTCGGTCCATTGCCAGGCCGCAAGTCCGGAAAAGACGCTCGACCGGCTCGATGTCTCGCGCGAGGGCGATGAAATCCGGATCGAAGTCGCCGCGCGCAGCTTCCTCCACCACCAGGTGCGCTCGATGGTCGGCTGCCTCGCACTGGTTGGCATGGGTCGCTGGAACGAAGACCGGATCGCGCAGGTTCTTGAGGCACGGGACCGGCAGGAACTGGGCTTGAATGCACCCGCGCACGGGCTCTACTTCGTCGAAGCGGTGTATCCCGATCGGGAGGCCGAGCAACGGGGGGACTGA
- the fmt gene encoding methionyl-tRNA formyltransferase produces the protein MRIVFMGTPDFAVPTLEALVHAAHEVVCVYTQPPRKAGRGKKLQPTPVHAAAERLGIEVRHPASLKPQEEKDAFAALEADVGVVAAYGLILPQAVLDAPKHGCLNVHASILPRWRGAAPIQRAILAGDSGTGVTIMQMEAGLDTGPMLATVRTPIAGKTAGELTDELAQKGAQLMVGTLRDLAIHIPVEQDDADATHAPKIDKAEARIDWSQDAAQVERQVRAFTPWPGAFFEHEGERVKVLAAELADGSGAPGTVLDEALTVACANGAVRLTRVQRAGKPAMDTADFQRGRAIAQGAVLS, from the coding sequence ATGCGCATCGTCTTCATGGGAACGCCCGATTTCGCGGTGCCGACGCTGGAGGCGCTGGTTCATGCCGCGCATGAGGTGGTCTGCGTCTATACCCAGCCGCCGCGCAAGGCCGGGCGCGGCAAGAAGCTGCAGCCCACGCCCGTCCACGCGGCGGCGGAGCGGCTGGGGATCGAGGTGCGCCATCCTGCCTCGCTGAAACCGCAGGAAGAGAAGGACGCGTTCGCCGCGCTCGAGGCGGATGTCGGCGTGGTCGCGGCCTATGGGCTGATCCTGCCGCAAGCCGTGCTAGACGCGCCGAAGCACGGGTGCCTCAACGTCCACGCCAGCATACTGCCCCGCTGGCGCGGTGCTGCGCCGATCCAGCGGGCGATTCTGGCGGGCGACAGCGGCACCGGCGTCACCATCATGCAGATGGAGGCCGGGCTCGATACCGGGCCGATGCTCGCCACGGTGCGCACGCCGATCGCAGGCAAGACTGCGGGCGAGCTCACCGATGAACTGGCGCAGAAAGGCGCGCAGCTGATGGTCGGCACGCTGCGCGACCTCGCGATCCATATCCCGGTCGAACAGGACGATGCGGACGCCACCCATGCGCCCAAGATCGACAAGGCCGAAGCACGGATCGACTGGTCGCAGGATGCCGCGCAGGTCGAACGGCAGGTGCGCGCGTTTACCCCGTGGCCGGGTGCGTTTTTCGAGCACGAGGGCGAGCGGGTGAAGGTCTTGGCGGCGGAACTGGCCGATGGCTCCGGTGCGCCGGGCACCGTGCTCGACGAGGCGCTGACCGTCGCCTGCGCCAACGGCGCGGTGCGCCTCACCCGGGTCCAGCGCGCGGGCAAGCCGGCGATGGATACCGCAGATTTCCAGCGCGGGCGTGCGATTGCGCAAGGAGCGGTGCTTTCGTGA
- the recR gene encoding recombination mediator RecR yields the protein MASQEIETLASALARLPGLGPRSARRAVLHLVKKRETALPALLDALLAVQDTLEECRICGNVDTRDPCSICSDPKRDAKSICVVEDVADLWALDRAKLFSGTFHVLGGRLSALDGVRPEDLAIDSLLARVEEGVDEVVLAMNATLEGQTTAHYLAERLEDFPVRITQLAHGLPVGGELDYLDEGTLAQALRARRPMG from the coding sequence ATGGCATCGCAAGAGATCGAGACACTGGCTTCCGCGCTCGCTCGGCTCCCCGGGCTGGGCCCGCGTTCGGCGCGGCGTGCGGTGCTGCATCTCGTCAAGAAGCGCGAAACCGCGCTGCCCGCGCTGCTCGACGCGCTGCTCGCGGTGCAGGACACGCTGGAGGAGTGCCGCATCTGCGGCAATGTCGACACGCGCGACCCCTGCAGCATCTGCTCCGACCCGAAGCGCGACGCGAAGTCGATCTGCGTGGTCGAGGATGTGGCGGACCTGTGGGCGCTCGACCGGGCGAAACTGTTTTCGGGCACCTTCCACGTGCTCGGCGGGCGGCTCTCCGCACTGGATGGCGTGCGGCCCGAGGACCTTGCGATCGACAGCCTGCTGGCGCGTGTGGAGGAAGGCGTGGACGAGGTGGTGCTGGCGATGAACGCCACGCTCGAAGGGCAGACCACCGCGCATTATCTGGCGGAGCGGCTGGAGGATTTCCCCGTCCGCATCACCCAGCTGGCGCATGGCCTGCCGGTGGGCGGAGAGCTCGACTACCTCGACGAGGGCACGCTGGCGCAGGCCTTGCGTGCGCGCAGGCCGATGGGCTGA
- a CDS encoding RBBP9/YdeN family alpha/beta hydrolase — protein sequence MDGSIVHIVHGYMAGPGDHWFGWLKGQVERAGGSARILAMPDSENPDPAAWDRTLVDEIGTPDQNTFIVAHSLGTVASMRYLQARPEARVGGLILVSAFDSRLANIPELDGFMDWKPIAHDTIRRVATNRAVVTATNDEVVAPHLSIALAGALEADLIAMDRGGHFLGSEGHDTFPQVWQKLTEQAAAR from the coding sequence ATGGACGGCAGCATCGTCCATATCGTCCACGGCTACATGGCCGGACCGGGGGACCACTGGTTCGGCTGGCTGAAGGGCCAGGTCGAACGCGCGGGCGGATCGGCGCGGATCCTCGCCATGCCCGATTCCGAAAATCCCGACCCCGCGGCCTGGGACCGCACGCTGGTCGACGAGATCGGGACCCCGGACCAGAACACCTTCATCGTCGCGCATAGCCTGGGGACCGTGGCGAGCATGCGCTATCTCCAGGCGCGGCCCGAGGCGCGCGTCGGCGGACTGATCCTCGTCTCCGCCTTCGATAGCCGGCTTGCCAATATTCCCGAGCTGGACGGCTTCATGGACTGGAAGCCGATCGCGCACGATACGATCCGTCGCGTGGCCACCAATCGCGCGGTCGTTACCGCGACCAACGACGAGGTCGTTGCTCCGCACCTGTCGATTGCGCTGGCCGGGGCGCTGGAGGCGGACCTGATCGCAATGGATCGCGGCGGGCATTTCCTCGGCTCGGAAGGCCACGACACCTTCCCGCAAGTCTGGCAAAAACTGACCGAGCAGGCAGCGGCGCGTTGA
- the def gene encoding peptide deformylase, with protein sequence MAIREILEVPDPRLKTVSQPVQEGEFDDDLRTLVDDMFETMYAANGIGLAAIQVGVPKRILVIDLQPEDPDAEPIECDHDGHAHTHPATKKEPRVFINPEILDPNEELATYQEGCLSVPEIYADVDRPASCTVRWKDLDGNEHTEAMEGLLATCIQHEMDHLEGILFIDHLSRLKRNMALKKLKKLRVAA encoded by the coding sequence ATGGCTATCCGCGAAATCCTCGAAGTGCCGGACCCCCGGCTGAAAACCGTCTCCCAACCCGTCCAGGAGGGCGAGTTCGACGACGATCTGCGCACCCTCGTCGACGACATGTTCGAGACGATGTACGCCGCCAACGGTATCGGCCTCGCGGCGATCCAGGTGGGCGTGCCCAAGCGCATCCTCGTGATCGACCTGCAGCCCGAAGACCCCGATGCGGAGCCGATCGAGTGCGATCATGACGGGCACGCGCACACGCACCCCGCGACGAAGAAAGAGCCGCGAGTGTTCATCAATCCCGAGATTCTCGACCCGAACGAGGAGCTGGCGACCTATCAGGAAGGCTGCCTCTCGGTCCCCGAGATCTATGCCGACGTCGACCGTCCCGCGAGCTGCACGGTGCGGTGGAAGGATCTCGACGGGAACGAGCATACCGAGGCGATGGAGGGCCTGCTCGCCACCTGCATCCAGCACGAGATGGACCACCTCGAGGGGATTCTGTTCATCGACCACCTCAGCCGCCTCAAGCGCAATATGGCGCTCAAGAAGCTGAAAAAGCTGCGGGTCGCGGCGTGA
- a CDS encoding four-helix bundle copper-binding protein, producing MSIKEMIKEHPQVGADYNDQLGEAIKHAMYCAAICNSCADACNSEEGDMSACIRKCSDCADICQTVSTVAARRTHGNTAVIKSLLEACILACKVCAEECAKHDNPHCKRCEKMCRECMEDCVKALQGMVEAA from the coding sequence ATGTCGATCAAGGAAATGATCAAGGAGCACCCGCAGGTGGGTGCCGATTACAACGACCAGCTGGGCGAAGCGATCAAGCACGCGATGTATTGCGCGGCGATCTGCAATTCCTGCGCCGATGCCTGCAATTCCGAAGAGGGCGACATGAGCGCCTGCATCCGCAAATGCTCGGACTGCGCGGATATCTGCCAGACGGTCAGCACCGTCGCCGCGCGGCGCACGCATGGCAACACGGCGGTGATCAAGTCGCTGCTCGAAGCCTGCATCCTCGCGTGCAAGGTCTGCGCGGAAGAATGCGCGAAGCACGACAACCCGCATTGCAAGCGCTGCGAAAAGATGTGCCGCGAATGCATGGAAGACTGCGTGAAGGCGCTTCAGGGCATGGTCGAAGCGGCCTGA